From one Phocoena sinus isolate mPhoSin1 chromosome 4, mPhoSin1.pri, whole genome shotgun sequence genomic stretch:
- the MUC20 gene encoding mucin-20 has protein sequence MVAGAPARMGFVWGLALPLFFFCWVAVAPRSSAGPSTSEPGHTEVPAVTPGVRTSSEGVFQTTDLTETSMSNHISLETQTLSTQTSDTTFLPGSTISVAENRENKTMALIKIMPSKSSAVMTTPMETSATSGSPAGRGMTTVETVTSTELSKAAFDTLCNFDSSEEAKRIMVDLLKLAHTSTEAEDLSSESSASSDSSVPAITASQALSPDIAALAKALVTYNISNIEVIDCSVTEREATTSIPGASDIDRSPTGGKTLPTPETSALPDSTEAKSHLARTTASAETLSAASATESATPDVTLTISSTTEMETTAAKATAPSGTLVTVSMNLLEENSSLSVETTSHTEVSGAVTISTGTASTVGKVTSPARFSATVYSLSEVTTIMSSTPSETSTTDITFSAPAPNSRSPLPSVHPATANSSQETNITLAKTTASAKTLKIASTAGEKPSTATSTSAQTSLTDVTAGEDGGFFLLRLSVASPEDLTAPRVAERLMQQLNRKLHAFMSPTQVSLLRVRRG, from the exons ATGGTGGCCGGAGCCCCAGCTAGGATGGGCTTTGTCTggggcctggctctgccccttttcttcttctgctgGGTGGCTGTGGCTCCTAGGAGCTCTGCAG GCCCCAGCACCAGTGAACCAGGCCACACAGAAGTGCCTGCTGTGACTCCAGGGGTCAGGACGAGCTCAGAGGGAGTCTTCCAGACCACTGACCTCACTGAGACCTCTATGTCAAACCATATCTCTTTGGAAACTCAAACCCTAAGCACCCAGACCTCTGATACGACCTTCCTCCCAGGCAGCACCATTTCAGTAGCAGAGAACAGGGAAAACAAGACCATGGCCCTCATAAAaataatgccttccaagtcctcGGCTGTGATGACCACTCCTATGGAGACATCAGCCACAAGCGGCAGCCCCGCGGGACGTGGAATGACCACAGTTGAGACCGTCACAAGCACTGAGCTCTCAAAAGCCGCCTTTGACACCCTTTGCAATTTCGACAGCTCTGAAGAGGCAAAGAGAATCATGGTAGACCTCTTGAAATTAGCTCACACCTCTACAGAAGCCGAGGACTTGTCCTCGGAGAGCAGCGCTTCCTCTGACAGCTCGGTTCCAGCCATCACCGCCTCACAAGCCCTGTCACCTGACATCGCTGCCCTGGCTAAAGCCTTGGTTACCTACAACATCAGCAACATCGAGGTGATCGACTGCAGTGTTACAGAAAGAGAAGCAACTACCAGCATCCCTGGGGCCTCAGACATAGATCGCAGCCCCACGGGAGGAAAGACCCTGCCTACCCCCGAGACATCCGCTTTGCCTGACTCCACTGAAGCAAAATCACACCTCGCCAGGACCACAGCCTCTGCTGAGACCTTGTCAGCAGCCAGCGCCACAGAATCAGCCACACCTGACGTCACACTCACCATCAGTAGCACCACGGAAATGGAAACAACAGCCGCCAAGGCCACGGCCCCCAGTGGAACCTTGGTGACAGTTAGCATGAACCTGTTGGAAGAAAACTCATCCCTCTCTGTTGAGACAACAAGCCACACCGAGGTCTCAGGAGCAGTTACAATCTCCACAGGGACTGCGTCAACAGTAGGCAAGGTGACTTCCCCTGCTAGGTTCTCAGCTACGGTCTACAGCCTGTCTGAAGTGACTACCATCATGAGTTCCACCCCTTCAGAGACTTCTACCACTGACATCACATTCAGTGCGCCCGCTCCCAACAGCAGGAGCCCTCTTCCTTCTGTCCATCCGGCTACAGCCAACAGCAGTCAAGAAACAAACATCACCTTAGCCAAGACCACAGCCTCTGCAAAGACCTTGAAGATAGCCAGCACAGCTGGAGAGAAACCCTCAACAGCCACGTCCACCAGTGCTCAGACCAGTCTGACAGATGTTACTGCAG GTGAGGATGGAGGCTTCTTCCTCCTGAGGCTGAGTGTGGCCTCCCCAGAAGACCTCACTGCCCCCAGAGTGGCAGAGAGGTTGATGCAGCAG CTCAACCGTAAACTGCATGCGTTTATGTCTCCCACCCAAGTCTCCCTGCTGCGTGTCAGGAGGGGCTGA